Part of the Natrialbaceae archaeon AArc-T1-2 genome, GACGTAGACCTCGCCGTGTTGGTAAGGGTTCATCGTCCCCGCATCGACGTTGAGGTAGGGGTCGATCTTTACCGCGGTCACGTCGAACCCGGCGTTTTTCAGGAGTCGACCGGTGCTCGCGGCCGTGATTCCCTTGCCGAGTCCCGACATCACCCCGCCGGTGACGAAAATGAACTTGTTCCCCAGCGAGGGGTCGTACTCAGTGTCCGGTTCCGTCGGCATACCGAGTGTCCGCGGGAACGATTGAAAACGATTTCGGGACCGCACCGCTCCGCGAACGGCTAGCACCCTCCACGCCCGCCGAGACGCCGGGCCAAATATTTTTCACTGGTAAGAGGACCGTCGCACTCGTGGCGGTAACCGGCGACTCGGCGTTCGATCTCGGGCGGATGGCCCGCAACCGGTACGTCGACACGCGGTCACGACCGACGAGCCGACCGCCAGCTGGACGTGACGACAGTGGGGCCACCGCTCGGCGGTCGACGCCCGAGAACGTCACCTCGCAGCCGACGACGAAAAGTAGGTTCCGTCCGTCGGGTCGAGTATGGCGGATCTGCACGTGACCGTCGACGGTCGCGACCTCGAGGCGAGCTGGACCGACGGGACAGCCGACACGCGGGCCGCACTCGAGGACGCACTCCCCCTCGAGGGTGAGGCGACCCGCTGGGGCGACGAGCTGTATTTCGAGATTCCGGTCGACGTCCCCGCCGAGAACGCCCGCGAACGCGTCCCCGAAGGTGCGGTCGCCTACTGGCCCGCCGGCAACGCGCTCTGTCTGTTCTGGGGGGAGACGCCGGCCAGCGAGGGCGAGGAGCCGCACGCGGCGTCGCCGGTAACCGTCGTCGCGCGACTCGAGGACGTCTCCCCGCTTTCCAGCCTCGAGGGTGGGGCGCGGGTTCGACTCGAGCGCGTCAGTCGATAATCTCGTCCTCGTCGAACGTAAACGGTTCCTCGGCGACGAGCCTGACGCTCTCGATCCGGGTTCCCGTGACGTGCTCGACGACGACGCTGATGCCGTCGTGTTCGACCCGGTCGCCTTCCCTGGCACGTCGACCGATCCGGGCGAGTACGAAGCCAGCGATCGTATCGTACCACGTCGTCTCCGGAAGCTCGAGGTCGAGCGTCTCGTTGACGTCGCCGATGGATACCTCACCCTGGATCGTCGCGGTTCGGTCGCCGATGATCTCGATTGGCGCTTGCTCGAGCGGCTGGAGGATCTCGCCGACGACCACCTCGGTCGGGTCCTCGGTCGTGACGATCCCCTCGGTCGTGCCGAACTCGTCGACGACGACCGCGACGTGGGCCTGGCTCCCCTGGAGCTCCGCGAGCACCTCGTCTGCTGGCATCGTCTCGGGGACGTGAACCACAGGTTCGAGGACGTCCTCGAGCGATCGCTCGGTCGGATCGCGTTCCCCGTAGTGGCGCTCGCGGACGAGTTCACAGACGTTGACGGTGCCGACGACGGTGTCGAAACTGTCCTCGTAGACCGGCAGGTGCGTGTGGCCGCTGTAGGCACACGTCTGGATGGCGTCCTCGAGGCTCTCACCGAGTTCGACCGCGTAGACGTCCGGCCGGGGGACCATGATCTCGTCGACGTGGGTCTCGGAGAACCGGAAGATGCGCTGGAGCCGCTCGCGTTCGTCGGCCTCGATCGCGCCCGCCCGTTGGCCGGCCTCGATCAGCTCCTGGAGCTCGGAACGGGTGACGTAGGCCGACTCGATCCGGGTGCCTGCACCGACGAGTTTGTTGATCGCGCGAGTGAGGACGTCGAAGACGACGACGAACGGGTAGAAGACGTACTCGGAGAGTTGCAACGGACGGGCGACCCGCATCGCCCAGGACTCGGTGTTCTCGACGGCGTAAGACTTCGGGGCGCTCTCACAGAACAGCAACACCAGCGCCGTAACCCCAACCGTCGTAATGAGAACGGCCTGGCCCTGGGAGACGTAAAAGCCCAGCAGGGCCGTCGTCAGACTCGACATAGCGACGTTAGCGACGTTGTTACCCACCAGGATCGTCACGAGCAATCGGTGTGGATCCTCGAGCAGGCCCTTCGCGACGGCGGCGTTCGGGACGTCCTCCTCGAGGAAAACGTCGAGACGGTGTTTCGGAAGCGCGAACATCGCAATCTCAGACGACGAGAAAAAGGCGGAGACGCCCATCAGCATCGCGACCGCGACGACGCCCGCGGCCGTGAGGACCGACAGCGAAACGGCATCGATCACGGACGTAGCCGCGACCGCGCCCACGTCGGTCACGTCGACGGACGACCGGAATGCCAGGAGACGTATCATTTTTCGGGCGTCACGGGCGGAGAGAACGTAATACTGCCGGACGTACGTCGTGGCGGGCTGGCCGTCGAGGCTATCACGCGAGACGCAACGCCCCCTCCGATTATAAATATCAACGGAGACATAGATAGGCGTGGTGCCCACAATGTCTGATCCCTGGTACGGACGACGAATGGCGGTTGACGACGTCGAGACGTTCCTGAACGAGCAGGGAACCGGCGTACTCTGTCTCGCACGCGAGAGTCGGGCCTACGGCATCCCGATCGCGTTCGCCTACGACGCCGACGGCGAGCGGGCGATCCTCGATCTCGGGTTCGCCCCCGAGAGCAGAAAACGCGAGTTCGTCGACGCAACCGACGAGGTCTGTCTCACCGTCTACGAACACGACGCACCCGACGACTGGACGAGCGTCGTCCTGAGCGGCGAACTCGTCGCGCTCGAGGAGGACGAAATCGGCGAGGAGACAGAATCCTGGTTCCACGAGGTCGCCGGCGACATCGACGTCGACGCGAGCGAACTCGAACTTCAGTGGTACGAGCTCGTAGCCGAGACGGTCTCCGGGCGAGTGCAGTAACGTTTGACGGTTTGCCGCCGTGTCTACGCGTGTCGCGTTCGACACGCTCGCTGAAGACGGTCGCTGCGACGGCCACGGTCGGATGTCACTCGCCGTTTCTGTCGGTGCCGTGTCCGATACCAACAGTTAACGGTGCGTGGAGTGAACGAATCACAGCGCTCGCTGTGTCGCGGGTGAACCCCAACAGAGACGCGCCTAGGGTGACAGACTCGGCTCCTAGCCGGCTCGCGGACGACTGCTACCATGGTGTTAACCGCCGACGTCACGGTCCCGACCGACACGTTCGCTCTCGGCAGCCTGTTCCAGGCGTTTCCCGACGCAGTCGTCGAGTTCGAGCCCGTAGTGCCGCTACAGAGTGATCGAGAGACGAACCTCCCACTCGTCTGGATAAGCGGTGTCGAACCGGACGCGGCCGTGACGACCTTGCGTGAGACCGACGATATCGAAGTCGTCGAGCGGCTCGCGACCGCCGGCGAGGGCGCCCTGTTCGAACTCGAGTGGACCGACGAACTCGATGGGATCGTACAACCGCTTCTCGATGCCG contains:
- a CDS encoding cyclophilin-like fold protein, whose translation is MADLHVTVDGRDLEASWTDGTADTRAALEDALPLEGEATRWGDELYFEIPVDVPAENARERVPEGAVAYWPAGNALCLFWGETPASEGEEPHAASPVTVVARLEDVSPLSSLEGGARVRLERVSR
- a CDS encoding hemolysin family protein, with translation MTDVGAVAATSVIDAVSLSVLTAAGVVAVAMLMGVSAFFSSSEIAMFALPKHRLDVFLEEDVPNAAVAKGLLEDPHRLLVTILVGNNVANVAMSSLTTALLGFYVSQGQAVLITTVGVTALVLLFCESAPKSYAVENTESWAMRVARPLQLSEYVFYPFVVVFDVLTRAINKLVGAGTRIESAYVTRSELQELIEAGQRAGAIEADERERLQRIFRFSETHVDEIMVPRPDVYAVELGESLEDAIQTCAYSGHTHLPVYEDSFDTVVGTVNVCELVRERHYGERDPTERSLEDVLEPVVHVPETMPADEVLAELQGSQAHVAVVVDEFGTTEGIVTTEDPTEVVVGEILQPLEQAPIEIIGDRTATIQGEVSIGDVNETLDLELPETTWYDTIAGFVLARIGRRAREGDRVEHDGISVVVEHVTGTRIESVRLVAEEPFTFDEDEIID
- a CDS encoding pyridoxamine 5'-phosphate oxidase family protein, producing the protein MAVDDVETFLNEQGTGVLCLARESRAYGIPIAFAYDADGERAILDLGFAPESRKREFVDATDEVCLTVYEHDAPDDWTSVVLSGELVALEEDEIGEETESWFHEVAGDIDVDASELELQWYELVAETVSGRVQ